A genomic stretch from Falco cherrug isolate bFalChe1 chromosome 3, bFalChe1.pri, whole genome shotgun sequence includes:
- the C3H1orf94 gene encoding uncharacterized protein C1orf94 homolog, whose protein sequence is MALTPVIISEGQLPLGPVPRHTWIHEDTPPDSLDEACHEIWKRVQLLADRLHAPVLVPPLQHILCSELSATFQKHRIDSLSSNYLPDEPEGLKSIRKAMIGNREREMKLRALCNAQLSAKPMIPSLLRSVNSQKNSKGLEGGSVTGAHSVEGSKLELPFLLKHTDSAKGADNQVTAEETKEAKQLIQNSTSSSANSSTTVSLTTAAQSQAPGQKQQLLPSAEICSKTDSDAVTKNPVTTTALDKKKKKMLNAMQVLQAFLLLH, encoded by the exons ATGGCTCTAACTCCAGTCATCATATCTGAGGGTCAGCTCCCCCTGGGACCTGTCCCTAGGCACACCTGGATCCATGAGGACACTCCCCCGGACAGCCTGGACGAGGCCTGCCACGAGATCTGGAAACGGGTTCAACTGCTCGCTGACAGGCTGCACGCGCCGGTGCTGGTGCCGCCGCTGCAGCACATCCTCTGCTCCGAGCTGTCTGCGACCTTTCAAAAACACCGCATCGACTCCCTGAGCAG CAACTACTTGCCAGATGAACCAGAGGGACTCAAAAGTATACGCAAAGCAATGATTGGAAACAGAGAAAGGGAGATGAAATTAAGAGCTCTCTGTAATGCTCAGCTTTCTGCTAAACCCATGATCCCCAGCCTTCTGCGTTCAGTAAATTCCCAGAAGAATTCCAAGGGGCTGGAGGGTGGCAGCGTGACAGGCGCTCACAGCGTGGAGGGCAGCAAGCTGGAGTTGCCATTTCTACTGAAACACACAGACTCTGCCAAAGGTGCAGACAATCAGGTAACAGCTGAGGAAACAAAGGAAGCGAAGCAGTTGATACAGAACAGCACGTCCAGCTCTGCCAACAGTAGTACAACTGTGTCATTAacaacagcagcacaaagtcAAGCTCcaggacagaagcagcagctcctaCCATCTGCTGAGATTTGCTCCAAAACAGATTCTGATGCAGTCACAAAGAATCCAG taacTACTACAGcactggataaaaaaaaaaaaaaaatgctgaacgCAATGCAAGTACTTCAGGCTTTTCTACTACTTCACTGA